From the Arthrobacter sp. PM3 genome, one window contains:
- a CDS encoding YibE/F family protein encodes MGAGHSHSHTEPAEPTPRMLAARRKANWILAAILIPLTLLTLAAMAVLWPSGSKEGITLASPYAAAPGVSFDTGKIQRVVVGNCSEPQAGAAVQPPQQGSQCTFAYTEPDKGGNPVKVVINPDIAKSHGVKPGDSIRYLNLSQAQGASPDQGAPAYVFVDFVRTLPIILLAVLYAVVVIAVARWRGLRALIGLVGAYVVLVSFMLPGLVEGKPPLLLALVGSTVIMIGVLYFAHGFSARTSTALLGTMFGLAITALLAAWATDAANLAGVGSHDAATLTNISDHISISGIILCGLIISGLGVLNDVTITQSSAVWELWELAPDTSARQLFASGMRIGRDHIASTVYTIAFAYAGAALPVLILVMLYERPLGDALTSAELSEEVIRTLVGSVGLVLAVPVTTLIAVLVVKATGTRNGAALPAAAPAAAVPGGRPVERPAELVGAGQAGGFGGAGTDDAGAGPATRRGRRAALRD; translated from the coding sequence ATGGGCGCCGGACACTCGCACTCCCACACCGAGCCTGCGGAACCGACACCCCGGATGCTGGCCGCCCGGAGAAAGGCCAACTGGATCCTCGCCGCCATCCTCATCCCGCTGACCCTGCTGACCCTGGCGGCCATGGCCGTCCTGTGGCCCTCGGGCAGCAAAGAGGGCATCACACTGGCCAGCCCCTACGCGGCCGCGCCCGGTGTGTCATTCGACACCGGCAAAATCCAGCGGGTCGTCGTCGGCAACTGCTCGGAACCCCAGGCCGGCGCCGCCGTGCAGCCCCCGCAGCAGGGCTCACAGTGCACTTTCGCCTACACAGAGCCGGACAAGGGCGGCAACCCGGTGAAAGTGGTGATCAACCCCGACATTGCGAAGTCCCACGGCGTGAAACCCGGCGACAGCATCCGCTACCTGAACCTCTCCCAGGCCCAGGGCGCGTCCCCGGACCAGGGCGCCCCGGCCTACGTCTTCGTCGATTTCGTCCGGACGCTGCCCATCATCTTGCTCGCGGTCCTGTACGCCGTCGTGGTCATCGCGGTGGCGCGCTGGCGCGGCCTGCGGGCACTGATCGGGCTCGTCGGCGCCTATGTTGTACTCGTCTCATTCATGCTGCCCGGGCTGGTCGAGGGGAAACCGCCGCTGCTCCTGGCGCTCGTCGGCTCCACGGTCATCATGATCGGGGTGCTGTACTTCGCCCACGGCTTCTCGGCCCGGACGTCGACGGCGCTGCTGGGCACCATGTTCGGCCTCGCCATCACGGCGCTGCTGGCGGCCTGGGCCACCGACGCCGCAAATCTGGCCGGCGTGGGCAGCCACGACGCCGCCACGCTGACCAACATCTCGGACCACATCTCGATCTCCGGCATCATCCTCTGCGGGCTCATCATTTCCGGGCTTGGCGTGCTGAACGACGTCACCATCACCCAGTCGTCCGCGGTCTGGGAACTGTGGGAGCTCGCCCCCGACACCAGTGCCCGGCAACTCTTCGCCTCCGGGATGCGGATCGGCCGTGACCACATCGCGTCCACGGTGTACACCATTGCGTTCGCCTACGCCGGGGCGGCCTTGCCCGTCCTGATCCTGGTCATGCTCTATGAACGGCCGCTCGGGGACGCCCTGACCAGCGCCGAACTCTCTGAGGAAGTCATTCGCACCCTCGTCGGCTCGGTGGGCCTTGTCCTCGCTGTGCCGGTCACCACGCTGATCGCCGTGCTGGTGGTCAAGGCCACCGGGACCAGGAACGGTGCCGCGTTGCCCGCGGCAGCGCCCGCCGCCGCAGTTCCGGGCGGGCGGCCCGTAGAGCGGCCCGCCGAACTGGTCGGGGCCGGACAGGCCGGCGGCTTTGGAGGGGCCGGGACGGACGACGCCGGTGCGGGGCCCGCCACGCGCCGCGGGCGGCGGGCCGCCCTGCGGGACTGA
- the dusB gene encoding tRNA dihydrouridine synthase DusB: MTVVATPPAPKLELPALQLGPITVDTPVILAPMAGITNSAFRRLCREYGGGLYVAEMVTSRALVERTPESLRIISHDDDEKVRSVQLYGVDPVTVGQAVRMLVEEDRADHIDLNFGCPVPKVTRRGGGSALPWKIDLFTSIVQTAVKEASKGNIPLTIKMRKGIDDDHLTYLDAGRIARDSGVAAVALHGRTAAQFYSGQADWSAIARLREALPDIPVLGNGDIWSAEDAVRMVRETGVDGVVVGRGCQGRPWLFGDLMAAFEGSDQRYRPDLGQVAESVYRHAELMVETFGDEGKALREIRKHIAWYFKGYVVGGELRTKLALVTSLEVLRATLDQLDLGSPYPGADAEGPRGRAGSPKKPALPKDWLLNRTLDDEQTRDISFAELDVSGG; this comes from the coding sequence GTGACTGTCGTAGCAACCCCTCCCGCCCCCAAGCTGGAACTCCCGGCCCTGCAGCTGGGCCCGATCACCGTGGACACGCCGGTGATCCTGGCCCCCATGGCCGGCATCACCAACTCCGCCTTCCGCAGGCTGTGCCGTGAATACGGCGGCGGCCTGTATGTGGCGGAGATGGTCACCTCGCGTGCCCTGGTGGAGCGCACCCCGGAATCGCTGCGCATTATTTCCCACGACGACGACGAGAAAGTCCGGTCCGTCCAGCTCTACGGCGTGGATCCCGTGACCGTCGGCCAGGCCGTCCGGATGCTGGTCGAAGAAGACCGGGCAGACCACATCGACCTCAACTTCGGCTGCCCCGTCCCCAAAGTCACGCGGCGCGGCGGTGGCTCGGCCCTGCCCTGGAAGATCGACCTCTTCACCTCGATCGTCCAGACGGCCGTCAAGGAAGCCTCCAAGGGCAACATCCCGCTGACCATCAAAATGCGCAAGGGCATCGACGATGACCACCTGACGTACCTCGACGCCGGCCGGATCGCCCGCGATTCCGGGGTCGCCGCCGTCGCCCTCCACGGCCGCACGGCCGCCCAGTTCTACTCCGGCCAGGCCGACTGGTCCGCCATCGCCCGTCTCCGCGAGGCGCTGCCGGACATTCCTGTCCTCGGCAACGGGGACATCTGGTCCGCCGAGGACGCGGTCCGGATGGTGCGCGAAACGGGGGTGGACGGCGTCGTCGTCGGGCGCGGCTGCCAGGGCCGGCCGTGGCTGTTCGGCGACCTCATGGCCGCGTTCGAGGGCAGCGACCAGCGGTACCGGCCCGACCTCGGCCAGGTGGCTGAGAGCGTGTACCGGCACGCCGAGCTCATGGTCGAGACCTTCGGGGACGAAGGTAAGGCCCTGCGCGAGATCCGCAAGCACATCGCCTGGTATTTCAAGGGGTACGTGGTCGGCGGCGAACTGCGGACCAAGCTGGCCCTCGTCACCAGCCTTGAAGTGCTGCGCGCCACCTTGGACCAGTTGGACCTCGGCTCCCCATACCCCGGGGCCGACGCCGAGGGCCCGCGCGGCCGCGCCGGCTCGCCCAAGAAACCCGCCCTGCCCAAGGACTGGCTGCTGAACCGGACACTGGATGACGAACAGACCCGCGACATCTCCTTCGCCGAACTGGACGTCTCCGGTGGCTGA
- a CDS encoding deoxyguanosinetriphosphate triphosphohydrolase, translating to MAEARTAAPVLAGYTSRDAERWVEEPPKSTYRSDFERDRARVLHSSALRRLGAKTQVVAPDTDDFVRTRLTHSLEVAQVGRELGRALGCDPDVVDTACLSHDLGHPPFGHNGEAALNEVAHAIGGFEGNAQTLRLLTRLEPKVLAADGRPAGLNLTRASLDAAAKYPWSAVNAPVIHGERTSKFGAYEDDLPIFEWIRDGAPERRSCLEAQVMDLADDISYSVHDVEDAIVAGHFQLRWMDNPDHRARVVGYAKQWYLPHNDPAAIDAALARLEATNVWVREADGSRKAMAALKDMTSQLIGRFCQSALEATRALYGPAHLTRYNAELIVPDETVMEIAVMKGLATTFVMTTEHRQPIYERQREVLHALVTALSATEDRHLEPMFAADWLDAADDAARLRVVIDQVASLTDGSALAMYERLVGSLPPLW from the coding sequence GTGGCTGAGGCCCGGACCGCCGCCCCCGTCCTGGCCGGCTACACCTCCCGCGACGCGGAGCGGTGGGTCGAGGAGCCGCCCAAGAGCACCTACCGGTCGGACTTCGAGCGCGACCGGGCGAGGGTCCTGCACTCCTCGGCGCTGCGCCGGCTCGGGGCGAAGACCCAGGTCGTCGCCCCGGACACCGACGACTTCGTCCGGACCCGGCTCACCCACAGCCTTGAGGTGGCCCAGGTGGGCCGCGAACTCGGCCGGGCGCTCGGCTGCGACCCCGATGTCGTGGACACGGCGTGCCTCAGCCATGACCTCGGCCACCCGCCGTTCGGGCACAACGGCGAAGCGGCCCTCAACGAGGTCGCGCACGCGATCGGCGGCTTCGAAGGAAACGCCCAGACGCTGCGGCTGCTGACCCGGCTGGAACCGAAGGTCCTGGCCGCCGACGGCCGGCCCGCCGGCCTGAACCTGACCCGGGCGAGCCTCGATGCCGCCGCCAAATACCCGTGGTCGGCCGTGAACGCGCCCGTGATCCACGGGGAACGGACCAGCAAGTTCGGCGCCTACGAGGACGACCTCCCGATCTTCGAATGGATCCGTGACGGCGCCCCGGAACGCCGGTCCTGCCTCGAAGCGCAGGTCATGGATCTCGCGGACGACATCTCCTACTCGGTGCACGACGTCGAGGACGCGATCGTCGCAGGCCATTTCCAGCTGCGCTGGATGGATAACCCGGACCACCGCGCCCGCGTCGTCGGTTACGCCAAGCAGTGGTACCTGCCGCACAACGACCCCGCCGCGATCGACGCCGCGCTGGCCCGGCTGGAGGCAACGAACGTCTGGGTCCGGGAGGCCGACGGCAGCCGCAAGGCCATGGCCGCGCTCAAGGACATGACCAGCCAGCTCATCGGCCGGTTCTGCCAGAGCGCGCTGGAGGCCACCCGCGCCCTGTATGGACCCGCCCACCTCACCCGCTACAACGCGGAGCTGATCGTCCCGGACGAGACCGTCATGGAAATCGCGGTGATGAAAGGCCTGGCCACCACTTTCGTGATGACCACCGAGCACCGGCAGCCCATCTACGAGCGCCAGCGGGAAGTCCTGCACGCCCTCGTCACCGCGCTCAGCGCCACCGAGGACCGCCACCTGGAGCCGATGTTCGCCGCCGACTGGCTTGACGCGGCGGACGACGCCGCACGGCTGCGCGTCGTGATCGACCAGGTCGCGTCGCTGACGGACGGCTCGGCGCTGGCCATGTACGAACGCCTCGTGGGCAGCCTGCCGCCGCTGTGGTGA
- the dnaG gene encoding DNA primase: protein MAGLIKREDIDEVRQRTDIKEVVDSYVTLKGAGLGSYKGLCPFHDERSPSFTVRPQVGRYHCFGCGEDGDVISFVQKLDHISFHEAVEKLAHRIGFELHYEDGGSGPNREDIGRRQRLLDAHKVADEFFRAQLLTPGAAEGRNFLYGRGFDRAAAEQFGVGYAPQGWDSLLKHLRGRGYTDAELKLTGMFSEGNRGIYDRFRGRLIWPIRDIAGDTIGFGARKLYEDDQGPKYLNTPETALYKKSQVLYGIDLAKRTIAKDRQLVVVEGYTDVMACHLAGIPTAVATCGTAFGTEHIKIARRLLSDDGSGGEVIFTFDGDAAGQKAALRAFEEDQRFVAQTFVAVEPSGADPCDLRQSKGDSAVRDLIGSRRPLFEFAIRATLKRHNLDTVEGRIAALRESAPVVAQIRDAGIRPAYARELAGWLGMPVEEVSRAVGAATKRAAQAGPAGPGGSHGQSTGQGAGQRHSPSSGPGVAPLPPSAVLPSFNRPDPRDPVAAMERQALEVALQEPGMLEGETWERFSTARFSTPAYLAIHEAIRATGIGLTGDPVRWVEQLLQEVPEPLRPLVSELAVVPLPASTPEAVQRYCRDILARLFELQITRVKAEKMGQLQRLDASAHPEDFQRLNRELMQLEMQRRALRSDA, encoded by the coding sequence GTGGCCGGCCTGATCAAACGTGAAGACATCGACGAAGTGCGCCAGCGCACCGACATCAAGGAAGTCGTCGACAGCTACGTGACGCTCAAGGGGGCCGGGCTGGGGTCCTACAAGGGCCTGTGCCCCTTCCACGACGAACGCTCACCATCCTTCACCGTCCGCCCCCAGGTCGGGCGGTACCACTGCTTCGGCTGCGGCGAGGACGGGGACGTCATTTCCTTCGTCCAGAAGCTGGACCACATCTCCTTCCACGAGGCCGTGGAAAAGCTGGCCCACCGGATCGGCTTTGAACTGCACTACGAGGACGGCGGCTCCGGGCCGAATCGGGAGGACATCGGCCGGCGCCAGCGGCTGCTGGACGCGCACAAGGTAGCCGACGAATTTTTCCGGGCCCAGCTGCTGACACCGGGTGCCGCCGAGGGCCGGAACTTCCTCTATGGGCGCGGCTTCGACCGTGCGGCGGCGGAGCAGTTCGGCGTGGGCTATGCCCCGCAGGGCTGGGACTCGCTGCTCAAGCACCTCCGCGGCCGCGGCTACACGGACGCCGAACTGAAGCTGACAGGCATGTTTTCCGAAGGTAACCGGGGCATCTACGACCGCTTCCGCGGCCGGCTGATCTGGCCCATCCGGGACATCGCCGGCGACACCATCGGCTTTGGCGCCCGCAAGCTGTACGAGGACGACCAAGGCCCGAAATACCTGAACACCCCCGAGACCGCCCTGTACAAAAAGTCCCAGGTTCTTTACGGCATCGACCTCGCCAAGCGCACCATCGCCAAGGACCGCCAGCTCGTGGTGGTCGAAGGCTACACCGACGTCATGGCCTGCCACCTGGCCGGCATTCCGACGGCCGTCGCCACCTGCGGCACCGCCTTCGGCACCGAGCACATCAAGATCGCCCGGCGGCTGCTCTCCGACGACGGCAGCGGGGGAGAAGTCATCTTCACGTTCGACGGCGACGCCGCCGGCCAGAAAGCGGCATTGCGTGCCTTCGAGGAGGACCAGCGCTTCGTCGCGCAAACCTTCGTGGCCGTCGAACCCAGCGGCGCCGACCCCTGCGACCTCCGCCAGTCCAAAGGTGACTCCGCGGTCCGGGACCTGATCGGGAGCCGCCGCCCCCTGTTCGAGTTCGCCATCCGCGCCACGCTCAAACGGCACAACCTGGACACTGTGGAGGGCCGGATCGCCGCCCTGCGTGAATCCGCGCCCGTGGTGGCCCAAATCCGCGACGCCGGCATCCGGCCGGCCTACGCCCGGGAGCTGGCCGGCTGGCTCGGCATGCCGGTCGAGGAAGTCAGCAGGGCGGTCGGCGCCGCCACCAAGCGCGCCGCACAGGCTGGACCGGCTGGACCGGGCGGCAGCCATGGCCAGAGCACCGGCCAGGGTGCCGGGCAGCGCCACAGCCCAAGCAGTGGGCCAGGCGTTGCGCCGTTGCCGCCGTCGGCCGTTCTGCCGTCCTTCAACCGGCCTGATCCCCGGGACCCCGTCGCGGCGATGGAGCGGCAGGCCCTTGAGGTCGCGCTGCAGGAACCGGGCATGCTGGAGGGCGAGACCTGGGAACGGTTCTCCACGGCGCGGTTTTCCACTCCGGCCTACCTCGCCATCCACGAGGCCATCCGGGCCACGGGGATCGGGCTCACCGGCGACCCCGTGCGCTGGGTGGAGCAGCTCCTGCAGGAGGTCCCGGAGCCGCTGCGCCCGCTTGTCTCCGAGCTCGCCGTGGTGCCGCTGCCGGCCAGCACGCCCGAGGCCGTCCAGCGCTACTGCCGGGACATCCTGGCCCGCCTGTTCGAACTCCAGATCACCCGGGTGAAGGCCGAAAAGATGGGGCAGCTGCAGCGACTGGACGCCTCGGCCCATCCCGAGGACTTCCAACGGCTGAACCGCGAACTCATGCAGCTGGAGATGCAGCGGCGGGCCCTGCGCTCGGACGCCTGA
- a CDS encoding multidrug effflux MFS transporter has translation MSTPPNPGDSLSRRRKFLYILTLGALTALGPFTVDLYLPAFPALEESLGVSAAAVQLTLTGTTVGFALGQLVVGPLSDKFGRRMPLILATALHITASLGAAQSTDIATLGFFRVLMGVGAAGGGVVAMAMVRDLFSGYAMVRMFSRMALVNGLAPILAPVIGSQLLLLMPWPGIFLFLAAYGTCVIIAAVFVIRETLPPELRGKSGLTARQRYKVLFSDRIFVGLLLVGGMNFAGLFTYLSASPFLFQNVYGFTPQQYGLLFGINSLGIVAGVQTSARLIKRVPPQWILAGSTAWMFLMAVLIVIFDQLGFGLWGVVVPLWFYILGAGFTFPTVQVLALAKHGAQAGTAASLLGAATFMMAGLISPVVGWLGVGSATPMGAVQAACILLAAAALWLIVRPSTVPPIQ, from the coding sequence GTGAGCACACCCCCCAATCCCGGTGATTCCCTGAGCCGCCGTCGTAAATTCCTTTACATCCTGACCCTGGGGGCTTTAACTGCCCTTGGACCGTTCACGGTGGATCTTTACCTGCCGGCGTTCCCGGCGCTGGAAGAGAGCCTCGGGGTGTCTGCGGCCGCGGTGCAGCTGACACTAACCGGGACCACCGTGGGATTCGCGCTGGGGCAGCTCGTGGTGGGGCCGCTGAGCGACAAGTTCGGCCGGCGGATGCCCCTGATTCTCGCCACGGCGCTGCACATCACCGCATCCCTGGGCGCCGCCCAATCCACCGACATCGCCACCCTGGGCTTCTTCCGCGTCCTTATGGGTGTCGGGGCCGCCGGGGGCGGTGTTGTGGCCATGGCGATGGTGCGCGACCTGTTCAGCGGCTACGCGATGGTGCGGATGTTCTCCCGGATGGCCCTGGTCAACGGCCTGGCACCGATCCTGGCCCCGGTGATCGGCTCACAGCTGCTGCTCCTGATGCCCTGGCCAGGCATCTTCCTGTTCCTGGCCGCCTACGGCACCTGCGTCATCATCGCGGCCGTGTTCGTGATCCGCGAGACCCTGCCCCCGGAGCTGCGCGGCAAGTCCGGGCTGACCGCCCGCCAGCGCTACAAGGTGCTGTTCTCCGACAGGATCTTCGTGGGCCTGCTCCTGGTGGGCGGCATGAATTTCGCTGGTCTGTTCACGTACCTGTCCGCGTCGCCGTTCCTGTTCCAGAACGTCTACGGCTTCACGCCCCAGCAGTACGGGCTGCTCTTCGGGATCAATTCCCTCGGCATCGTGGCCGGTGTCCAGACCAGCGCACGGCTGATCAAGCGGGTCCCGCCGCAGTGGATCCTTGCCGGGTCCACGGCCTGGATGTTCCTCATGGCCGTCCTGATCGTCATCTTCGACCAGCTGGGCTTCGGGCTGTGGGGGGTCGTGGTGCCGCTGTGGTTCTACATCCTCGGCGCCGGCTTCACTTTTCCCACGGTGCAGGTGCTGGCCCTCGCCAAGCACGGCGCCCAGGCCGGAACAGCCGCATCCCTGCTCGGCGCGGCAACGTTCATGATGGCGGGCCTGATCTCCCCCGTGGTCGGGTGGCTCGGCGTCGGATCCGCAACCCCCATGGGCGCGGTCCAGGCAGCCTGCATCCTGTTGGCGGCGGCAGCCCTGTGGCTGATAGTGCGCCCCAGCACCGTGCCCCCGATCCAGTAG
- a CDS encoding phage holin family protein, producing MSGRHSGGTGGGLRISALPQTLKMIFKLAPRQLSDEIALAKAELKRKGTQVGVAGAFLAVAVVFVAFLAVGLIVAAIMGLATIMPAWLAALLVCAVFLIIAAIGALIGVNKFKAALPLVPEETIRGLKYDLGIAKEGSAFDAAILDPNSEQYKAAKAAKEAAAAKAKAEKEAKAAAQPDLGPAPTESELLNRLDQRRTHLTGVRDELGRELDIKTQARALLAVTLARLQEGKDQLNTKIAGFRSTVRSSTASAGSSADGQTLAGQLKDRWKPLAVLAASAAALAVLVRKLIKG from the coding sequence ATGAGCGGACGTCACAGCGGCGGGACAGGGGGCGGCTTGCGCATTTCGGCGTTGCCACAAACCCTGAAGATGATCTTCAAGCTTGCGCCCCGGCAGCTCAGTGACGAGATTGCGCTGGCCAAGGCCGAACTCAAGCGCAAGGGGACTCAGGTCGGCGTCGCCGGCGCCTTCCTCGCCGTCGCCGTCGTCTTCGTCGCGTTCCTGGCGGTCGGCCTGATCGTCGCCGCAATCATGGGTCTCGCCACGATCATGCCGGCGTGGCTCGCCGCGTTGCTGGTGTGCGCAGTGTTCCTCATCATCGCCGCCATCGGCGCCCTCATCGGGGTCAACAAGTTCAAGGCCGCCCTGCCGCTCGTTCCCGAGGAGACCATCCGCGGCCTCAAGTACGATCTCGGCATCGCGAAGGAAGGCTCCGCGTTCGACGCGGCGATCCTGGACCCGAACTCCGAACAGTACAAGGCCGCGAAGGCCGCCAAGGAGGCCGCAGCCGCCAAGGCGAAGGCGGAGAAGGAAGCCAAGGCTGCCGCCCAACCCGATCTCGGACCCGCCCCCACCGAATCCGAGCTGCTGAACCGGCTGGACCAGCGGCGCACGCACCTGACCGGCGTCAGGGACGAGCTCGGCAGGGAACTTGACATCAAAACCCAGGCCCGTGCCTTGCTGGCTGTCACCCTTGCCCGGCTCCAGGAGGGCAAAGACCAGCTAAACACCAAGATCGCCGGCTTCCGTTCCACCGTCCGGTCTTCGACGGCGTCGGCGGGCTCATCAGCTGACGGGCAGACCCTGGCCGGACAGCTCAAGGACCGTTGGAAGCCGCTCGCGGTGCTGGCCGCCTCGGCAGCCGCGCTCGCGGTCCTGGTGCGCAAACTGATCAAGGGCTAG
- a CDS encoding CDP-alcohol phosphatidyltransferase family protein — protein MKFIGAGARPGQPLVHRDAVFTVPNVLTVVRFLGVPLFIWLVLSEHEYGYGALVLAIMASTDWVDGYIARRFNQMTNLGRVMDPIADRLSLIAVAVTLVIAGVVQWWYLAALLIPDAVLLALSVFYFHGHPDLPVSRIGKIRTGLLLVGTPLLVLSKLPVPGADAYASVAWIFLGLGLVGHWIAAYNYVWAIIAKGRELRTHDGGTH, from the coding sequence ATGAAATTCATCGGCGCTGGCGCCCGTCCCGGGCAGCCCCTCGTCCACCGCGACGCCGTCTTCACGGTCCCCAATGTCCTCACCGTGGTCCGCTTCCTGGGCGTCCCGCTGTTTATCTGGCTGGTGCTCTCGGAACACGAATACGGCTACGGCGCCCTCGTGCTCGCCATCATGGCCAGCACCGACTGGGTGGACGGCTACATTGCCCGCCGCTTCAACCAGATGACCAACCTCGGCCGGGTCATGGACCCCATCGCCGACCGGCTTTCCCTCATTGCCGTGGCCGTCACCCTCGTGATCGCCGGCGTCGTCCAGTGGTGGTACCTCGCGGCACTGCTGATCCCGGATGCGGTCCTGCTGGCCCTGTCAGTGTTCTATTTCCACGGCCACCCGGACCTGCCGGTCAGCCGCATCGGGAAAATCCGCACCGGCCTGCTCCTGGTGGGAACACCGCTGCTGGTGCTGTCCAAGCTGCCCGTGCCCGGCGCGGACGCTTACGCTTCCGTCGCGTGGATCTTCCTGGGGCTGGGACTCGTGGGGCACTGGATCGCGGCCTACAACTACGTCTGGGCCATCATCGCCAAGGGCCGCGAGCTCCGGACGCACGACGGCGGCACCCACTGA
- a CDS encoding DMT family transporter codes for MVWLAVLLAVAGAFCLAFGAQRQGSAVKADTGGLALSTHGLLRLVRNPRWVFGLLLLGAGMAMNAVALVMAPLTVVQPIGAIALVITTVVNTKDQGLSMNRATIVAITACVTGSALFVVLAVNVTQENHNVSSEDELTIVLLLALAVGLFGTLALLFKHRMSAFVYILGAGVLFGFVAVLTRIIGRHLLDPNGQFLLNVPWYSVVAIVAAGVLGSWFVQNAYSSGPPDLVIAGLTVIDPIVGIAIGIVILGELRPDVQPVMAIAMGTAASLAIVGVIALSRHHPEVTKRKKEARKAAGRS; via the coding sequence ATGGTCTGGCTTGCGGTTTTGCTTGCGGTGGCCGGTGCCTTCTGCCTGGCGTTCGGCGCCCAACGGCAGGGGAGTGCCGTCAAGGCCGATACCGGCGGACTGGCGCTGAGCACCCACGGCCTGCTGCGGCTGGTCCGTAATCCCCGGTGGGTATTCGGGCTCCTGCTGCTCGGCGCCGGGATGGCCATGAACGCTGTCGCCCTCGTGATGGCACCGCTGACCGTGGTGCAGCCGATCGGTGCCATCGCCCTCGTGATCACCACGGTGGTCAACACCAAGGACCAGGGCCTGAGCATGAACCGGGCCACCATTGTGGCCATCACGGCCTGCGTGACAGGATCGGCGCTGTTCGTGGTGCTGGCCGTCAACGTGACCCAGGAAAACCACAACGTGAGCAGCGAGGACGAGCTGACGATCGTCCTGCTCCTGGCCCTGGCGGTGGGGCTTTTCGGCACGCTGGCCCTGCTCTTCAAACACCGCATGAGCGCCTTCGTCTATATCCTGGGCGCCGGCGTCCTGTTCGGCTTCGTGGCCGTCCTGACCCGCATCATCGGCAGGCATCTGCTGGACCCGAACGGACAGTTTTTGCTGAACGTGCCGTGGTACAGCGTGGTGGCAATCGTGGCCGCCGGTGTCCTGGGATCCTGGTTCGTGCAGAACGCCTATTCCAGCGGGCCGCCGGATCTGGTCATTGCCGGATTGACCGTGATCGACCCCATCGTGGGCATCGCGATCGGCATCGTAATTCTGGGAGAACTGCGTCCCGACGTCCAGCCCGTCATGGCAATTGCCATGGGGACAGCCGCATCCCTTGCTATCGTGGGAGTCATAGCCCTCTCCAGGCACCACCCCGAAGTCACCAAGCGCAAGAAAGAAGCGCGGAAGGCCGCGGGCCGGTCCTAG
- a CDS encoding glycosyltransferase, whose product MSDHQPPLTILIAADTYPPDVNGAAQFGYRLAKGMTGRGHNVHVLACRPGKGPSFSEFSDEGTIHRLRSHSVPTHEYFRITFPWETKKEIRMLFDRIQPDVVHIQSHYMIGEHVLYEAVKRGIRVVATNHFMPENLNPFLPFPQWFKNIIGRISWRDMGKVMGQADVVTTPTPLAAKAMHQHAFLRKVLPLSNGIDAAAYELHPDESQERRDSPTALFVGRLAEEKHIDVLIDAVAKTPKELDIHLEIVGGGEVRPALEAQVARLGLTDRVTFLGLASDEDLRKAYIAADVFCMPGTAELQSLVTLEAMSASTPVLLADAMALPHLVRDGENGYLFTPNDSDDLAAKLALVLSLPADEREAMGKTSREMVESHGIARTLQTFEDIYRGASYDDLVV is encoded by the coding sequence ATGTCCGACCACCAGCCCCCGCTGACCATCCTGATCGCCGCTGACACCTACCCGCCCGACGTCAACGGAGCCGCCCAGTTCGGCTACCGGCTCGCCAAAGGCATGACCGGCCGCGGACACAACGTGCACGTCCTGGCCTGCCGTCCCGGCAAAGGCCCGAGCTTCAGCGAGTTCAGCGACGAGGGCACCATCCACCGCCTGCGCTCCCACTCCGTGCCGACCCACGAGTACTTCCGCATCACCTTCCCCTGGGAAACCAAGAAGGAAATCCGGATGCTGTTCGACCGCATCCAGCCGGACGTCGTGCACATCCAGAGCCACTACATGATCGGCGAACACGTCCTGTACGAGGCGGTGAAGCGCGGCATCCGGGTGGTGGCGACCAACCACTTCATGCCGGAAAACCTGAACCCCTTCCTGCCGTTCCCGCAGTGGTTCAAGAACATCATCGGCCGGATCTCCTGGCGGGACATGGGCAAAGTCATGGGCCAGGCCGACGTCGTAACCACGCCCACGCCGCTGGCCGCCAAAGCCATGCACCAGCACGCCTTCCTCCGCAAGGTCCTGCCGCTCTCCAACGGCATCGACGCCGCCGCCTACGAACTCCATCCTGACGAAAGCCAGGAACGCCGCGACAGCCCTACGGCACTTTTCGTTGGCCGGCTGGCCGAGGAAAAGCACATCGACGTGCTGATTGACGCCGTCGCCAAGACGCCCAAGGAACTGGACATCCACCTGGAAATCGTCGGCGGCGGCGAAGTCCGCCCGGCCCTCGAAGCCCAGGTGGCCCGGCTCGGGCTGACGGACCGGGTCACGTTCCTGGGCCTTGCCAGCGACGAGGACCTACGGAAGGCCTACATTGCAGCCGACGTGTTCTGCATGCCCGGCACGGCCGAGCTGCAGTCCCTCGTGACGCTGGAGGCCATGTCGGCGTCGACGCCGGTGCTGCTGGCCGACGCGATGGCGCTGCCGCACCTCGTGCGCGACGGCGAAAACGGCTACCTCTTCACGCCGAACGACAGCGACGACCTCGCCGCGAAGCTGGCGCTCGTGCTGTCCTTGCCGGCGGACGAGCGTGAGGCCATGGGCAAAACCAGCCGCGAAATGGTGGAAAGCCACGGCATCGCGCGCACGCTGCAGACGTTCGAGGACATCTACAGGGGCGCCAGCTACGACGACCTGGTCGTCTAA